From a region of the Argiope bruennichi chromosome 8, qqArgBrue1.1, whole genome shotgun sequence genome:
- the LOC129980739 gene encoding glutamate receptor ionotropic, delta-1-like, with amino-acid sequence MQAMDVPYEVVLPEDQEWGRLSSNGSWTGMIGMIEKGEADLGIHFMTVTEQRSQVVDFSPVYKTEDVTFAIKKPGRIPTSSAFIHPFQFSIWIVILVLIVLMPLAFRILIRTKYTYSRILFVFLGVLLKQSITMNLYSFSSRIFFSSWLIFTVVASYSYSAVLLSLLTVPPEMPVVQNFKELSQAVAISNYKCFVPKGSIVVDALINNEKEYLNFLAEAVLRHDWYLGSYDLTVSPQIDSHSAILTIRSLLETIAGPEEWKEHFLSEDSLVTFQFAIPMSKRFCHKMRLNKLISRLNNAGIYMQIVKEEAFKSRLAVQERKIQNASLEKRPLSFRDLFGMFILLLVGLKLGFLALLCEITWARIRR; translated from the coding sequence ATGCAAGCTATGGATGTGCCATATGAAGTAGTTCTTCCTGAGGACCAAGAATGGGGCCGTTTGTCGTCAAACGGTAGCTGGACTGGTATGATAGGTATGATAGAGAAAGGCGAGGCTGATTTGGGAATTCATTTTATGACTGTAACGGAACAAAGGTCTCAAGTCGTTGATTTTAGTCCTGTTTACAAGACAGAAGATGTAACATTCGCTATTAAGAAACCCGGCAGAATTCCGACTTCTTCGGCTTTTATACATCCATTTCAATTCAGCATCTGGATCGTGATTCTTGTTTTGATAGTTTTAATGCCTCTGGCTTTCCGGATTTTAATACGAACAAAGTATACTTATTCCAGAATTTTGTTTGTGTTTTTAGGAGTGCTTCTAAAACAATCTATTACGATGAATCTTTATTCTTTCAGCAGCAGGATATTTTTCTCTTCGTGGCTCATCTTCACAGTAGTTGCTTCTTACAGCTACTCAGCAGTACTTCTGTCTCTTCTAACAGTCCCTCCAGAAATGCCCGTGGTTCAGAATTTCAAAGAACTCTCTCAAGCAGTGGCAATAAGTAATTACAAATGCTTCGTTCCCAAAGGCTCAATAGTGGTCGACGCACTCATCAATAATGAAAAGGAATATTTGAACTTTTTGGCTGAAGCTGTCCTTCGCCATGACTGGTATTTAGGAAGTTATGATTTAACAGTAAGTCCACAGATTGATTCACATTCAGCAATCCTGACCATCAGGTCTTTGCTGGAAACAATTGCTGGCCCAGAAGAATGGAAGGAACATTTTCTGTCTGAAGATTCTCTCGTTACTTTCCAGTTTGCTATACCAATGAGCAAAAGATTTTGCCATAAAATGAGactgaataaattaatatctcGATTGAATAACGCTGGCATATACATGCAGATTGTCAAAGAGGAGGCTTTCAAATCGCGATTGGCTGTCCAAGAAAGGAAGATTCAAAATGCTAGCCTGGAGAAAAGACCGTTATCATTCAGAGACCTTTTTGGAATGTTCATATTGCTTTTGGTTGGCTTAAAACTTGGCTTTTTAGCTCTTTTATGTGAAATAACATGGGCTCGGATAAGAagataa